The proteins below come from a single Cupriavidus pauculus genomic window:
- the nirB gene encoding nitrite reductase large subunit NirB, whose amino-acid sequence MKIVIVGHGMVGHKFLEVLAEADSNDGAGDLEVTVLCEEPRPAYDRVHLSEFFAGKSAEDLSLVPEGFFEQHGNMLLRLNAKATAIDTVARTVTASTGETLPYDKLILATGSYPFVPPVPGKDRTDCFVYRTIEDLEAMQECGTRAKRGVVIGGGLLGLECAKALRDMNLETHVVEFAPRLMAVQVDDGGGRMLRQKIESLGVTVHTGKNTVEIVDGETATHRMNFADGTHLEVDMIVFSAGIRPRDELARASGLAVGERGGIVVDNNCLTSDPHVYAIGECALWQGKIFGLVAPGYDMARVAAKHLRGHTGEGAEFAGADMSTKLKLMGVDVASIGDPHGNVPGSRSYQFTDERKQIYKKLVVSDCGKFLLGGVLIGDATEYGTLLQMMLNRIELPESPEFLILPSSDGQARPALGADALPDTAQICSCNNVSKGQICAAVTDGATSIGALKSCTKAGTACGGCVPLVTQIMKAEMKKQGMAVNNHLCEHFPYSRQELHHLVRVGKFRTFDDLLAAHGHGMGCDVCKPTVANILASCWNDFVLQHDNASLQDSNDYFLANIQKDGTYSVVPRMPGGEVTPDGLIAVGQVAKKYGLYTKITGGARVDMFGARLEQLPLIWEELIAAGFESGHAYGKSLRTVKSCVGSTWCRYGVDDSVGLAIALENRYKGLRAPHKIKFGVSGCTRECAEAQGKDVGVIATEKGWNLYVCGNGGMKPRHAELLAGDLDRDTLLRYIDRFLMFYIRTADRLQRTSVWRDNLEGGLDYLKSVVIDDKLGIGADLEADMQHVVDTYEDEWKRAVTDPATRQRFRHFVNSDAHDNNVVFMEERGQVRPATPEERKLQHAKLHHIPVVAVPANAA is encoded by the coding sequence ATGAAAATCGTTATCGTCGGGCACGGCATGGTCGGCCACAAGTTCCTCGAAGTCCTCGCCGAAGCGGACAGCAACGACGGCGCGGGCGACCTCGAGGTGACCGTGCTCTGCGAAGAGCCGCGCCCCGCTTATGATCGCGTGCATCTGTCCGAATTCTTCGCGGGCAAGTCGGCCGAGGATCTGTCGCTGGTGCCCGAAGGATTCTTCGAGCAGCACGGCAACATGCTGCTGCGCCTAAACGCGAAGGCCACGGCGATCGATACCGTCGCCAGGACCGTGACCGCGTCCACCGGCGAAACGCTGCCCTACGACAAGCTGATCCTGGCCACCGGTTCGTATCCGTTCGTGCCGCCCGTGCCGGGCAAGGACCGCACGGACTGCTTCGTCTACCGCACCATCGAAGACCTCGAGGCCATGCAGGAGTGCGGCACGCGCGCCAAGCGCGGCGTCGTGATCGGCGGCGGCCTGCTGGGCCTGGAATGCGCGAAGGCCTTGCGCGACATGAACCTGGAAACGCACGTGGTCGAGTTCGCGCCGCGCCTGATGGCGGTGCAGGTCGATGACGGCGGCGGTCGCATGCTGCGCCAGAAGATCGAATCGCTCGGCGTGACCGTGCACACCGGCAAGAACACCGTCGAGATCGTCGATGGCGAGACCGCGACCCATCGCATGAACTTTGCCGATGGCACGCACCTCGAGGTCGATATGATCGTGTTCTCGGCCGGCATCCGTCCGCGCGACGAACTCGCGCGCGCCAGCGGCCTCGCCGTCGGCGAGCGCGGCGGCATCGTGGTGGACAACAACTGCCTGACGTCGGACCCGCACGTGTACGCGATTGGCGAATGCGCGCTGTGGCAGGGCAAGATCTTCGGCCTCGTGGCCCCCGGCTACGACATGGCCCGCGTGGCCGCGAAGCATCTGCGCGGCCATACCGGTGAAGGCGCCGAGTTCGCGGGCGCGGACATGAGCACCAAGCTCAAGCTGATGGGCGTGGACGTGGCCAGCATCGGCGATCCGCACGGCAACGTGCCGGGCAGCCGCTCGTACCAGTTCACCGACGAACGCAAGCAGATCTACAAGAAGCTCGTGGTCTCCGACTGCGGCAAGTTTCTGCTGGGCGGCGTGCTCATCGGCGATGCCACCGAGTACGGCACGCTGCTGCAGATGATGCTGAACCGCATCGAGCTGCCGGAGTCGCCCGAATTCCTGATCCTGCCGTCGTCCGATGGCCAGGCGAGGCCCGCGCTCGGCGCCGACGCGCTGCCCGATACGGCCCAGATCTGCTCGTGCAACAACGTGAGCAAGGGCCAGATCTGCGCGGCCGTGACCGACGGCGCCACCAGCATCGGCGCGCTCAAGTCGTGCACGAAGGCCGGCACCGCTTGCGGCGGCTGCGTGCCGCTGGTGACGCAGATCATGAAGGCGGAGATGAAGAAGCAGGGCATGGCGGTGAACAACCACCTGTGCGAGCACTTCCCCTACTCCCGCCAGGAGCTCCACCACCTCGTCCGCGTGGGCAAGTTCCGCACGTTCGACGACCTGCTGGCCGCGCATGGCCACGGCATGGGCTGCGATGTCTGCAAGCCGACCGTCGCCAATATTCTGGCTTCGTGCTGGAACGACTTCGTGCTCCAGCACGACAACGCGAGCCTGCAGGATTCCAACGATTACTTCCTGGCCAATATCCAGAAGGACGGCACCTACTCGGTGGTGCCGCGCATGCCCGGCGGCGAAGTCACGCCGGACGGCCTGATCGCGGTCGGACAGGTGGCCAAGAAGTACGGCCTCTACACCAAGATCACGGGCGGCGCGCGCGTGGACATGTTCGGCGCGCGGCTGGAACAGCTGCCGCTGATCTGGGAAGAACTGATCGCGGCCGGCTTCGAATCGGGCCACGCCTACGGCAAGTCCCTGCGCACGGTGAAGTCCTGCGTGGGTTCCACATGGTGCCGCTATGGCGTGGACGATTCGGTGGGCCTCGCGATCGCACTCGAGAACCGCTACAAGGGCCTGCGCGCGCCGCACAAGATCAAGTTCGGCGTATCGGGCTGCACGCGCGAATGCGCCGAGGCACAGGGCAAGGACGTCGGCGTCATCGCCACGGAAAAAGGCTGGAACCTCTACGTCTGCGGCAATGGCGGCATGAAGCCGCGCCATGCGGAACTGCTCGCGGGCGACCTCGACCGCGACACGCTGCTGCGCTACATCGACCGGTTCCTGATGTTCTACATCCGCACCGCCGACCGCCTGCAACGCACGAGCGTCTGGCGCGACAACCTCGAGGGCGGCCTGGACTACCTGAAGTCGGTCGTCATCGACGACAAGCTCGGCATCGGCGCGGACCTCGAGGCCGACATGCAGCACGTGGTCGATACCTACGAGGACGAATGGAAGCGCGCGGTCACCGATCCGGCCACGCGTCAGCGCTTCCGCCATTTCGTCAACAGCGACGCGCACGACAACAACGTCGTGTTCATGGAAGAACGCGGACAGGTACGCCCCGCCACGCCGGAGGAACGGAAATTGCAGCACGCGAAGCTGCACCACATCCCCGTGGTAGCCGTGCCCGCAAACGCAGCATAA
- a CDS encoding MFS transporter, with product MIGKATRIDLLSMKTPQMRAFHLTWMAFFVSFFAWFACAPLMPVLKGEFGLTPNQIANINIAAVAVTILVRLVIGPMCDRFGPRKTYTGLLAIGALPVLGVALAQNYETFLFFRLLIGAVGASFVITQYHTSVMFAPNVVGTANAAAAGWGNAGGGVAQGLMPLLLGAVLFLGVDHTLGWRIALIVPGVLMLIMAVVYWRFTQDSPEGNFSDLRARGIAVSGGKGGGGWASFRAASANYRVWMLFITYGACFGVELFIHNVAATYYVDHFGLSLKSAGLAAASFGLLALFARALGGWLSDKAAQRRGLDARSMLLFVFILGEGLGLLWFAQASSVTLAIVAMLLFGLFTHMACGATYALVPFIDRKALGGVAGIIGAGGNVGAVAAGFLMKGLGDLHQTLTWLGITATLAALCAIAVRFSAEHKAREQALYDSALGTQP from the coding sequence ATGATCGGCAAAGCCACCCGAATCGATCTGCTGAGCATGAAAACGCCGCAGATGCGCGCCTTCCACCTGACCTGGATGGCGTTCTTCGTCTCGTTCTTCGCGTGGTTCGCCTGCGCGCCGCTGATGCCGGTGCTCAAGGGCGAATTCGGCCTGACGCCGAACCAGATTGCCAATATCAATATCGCGGCCGTCGCGGTCACGATTCTCGTGCGCCTGGTCATCGGCCCGATGTGCGACCGCTTTGGCCCCCGCAAGACCTACACCGGCCTGCTCGCCATCGGCGCCCTGCCCGTGCTTGGCGTGGCGCTGGCGCAGAACTACGAGACGTTCCTGTTCTTCCGCCTGCTGATCGGCGCCGTGGGCGCGAGCTTCGTCATCACGCAGTACCACACGTCCGTGATGTTCGCGCCCAACGTGGTCGGCACCGCCAACGCGGCGGCGGCCGGCTGGGGCAATGCGGGCGGCGGCGTGGCGCAGGGCCTGATGCCGCTGCTGCTCGGCGCCGTGCTGTTCCTCGGCGTGGACCACACGCTCGGCTGGCGCATCGCGCTGATCGTGCCCGGCGTGCTGATGCTGATCATGGCCGTCGTGTACTGGCGCTTCACGCAGGACTCGCCCGAAGGCAATTTCTCCGACCTGCGTGCCCGCGGCATTGCCGTTTCGGGTGGCAAGGGCGGTGGCGGATGGGCCAGCTTCCGCGCGGCCAGCGCCAACTACCGCGTGTGGATGCTGTTCATTACGTACGGCGCGTGCTTCGGCGTGGAGCTGTTCATCCATAACGTGGCGGCGACCTATTACGTCGATCATTTCGGCCTGTCGCTCAAGTCCGCCGGCCTCGCGGCCGCCAGCTTCGGCCTGCTCGCGCTGTTCGCCCGCGCGCTCGGCGGCTGGCTGTCCGACAAGGCCGCGCAGCGCCGTGGCCTCGACGCCCGCTCGATGCTGCTGTTCGTGTTCATCCTCGGCGAAGGCCTGGGCCTGCTGTGGTTCGCGCAAGCCTCGAGCGTGACGCTCGCGATCGTCGCGATGCTGCTGTTCGGCCTGTTCACCCATATGGCCTGCGGCGCGACGTATGCGCTGGTGCCGTTCATCGACCGCAAGGCGCTCGGCGGCGTGGCCGGCATCATCGGCGCCGGCGGCAATGTCGGCGCGGTGGCGGCCGGCTTCCTGATGAAGGGCCTCGGCGACCTGCACCAGACGCTCACGTGGCTGGGCATCACGGCCACGCTCGCGGCGCTGTGCGCCATCGCCGTCCGCTTCAGCGCGGAACACAAGGCCCGCGAGCAGGCGCTCTACGACAGCGCACTCGGCACGCAACCCTGA
- a CDS encoding winged helix-turn-helix transcriptional regulator, with amino-acid sequence MSSATPSTPSSLPTSSPAPLPPPIDLSQCSIAAALSLVGEKWTILILRDVFSGVRRFDDFLARLQCSPAVLSARLKSLTEAGLLRKVSYKEPGERERFGYHPTRSAVELLPVLVGLMQWGDAHLTSCGQGPAEVRARSSGLKVRVALLDEHGEPVAPNDMVLQATEPPTAS; translated from the coding sequence ATGTCTTCCGCGACCCCTTCGACCCCCTCTTCCCTCCCCACCTCCTCTCCAGCGCCGCTGCCGCCACCTATCGACCTGAGCCAGTGCTCGATCGCGGCCGCGCTGTCTTTGGTGGGCGAAAAGTGGACGATCCTGATCCTGCGCGACGTGTTCTCGGGCGTCCGTCGCTTCGACGACTTCCTCGCGCGGCTTCAGTGCTCGCCCGCCGTCCTGTCGGCGCGGCTCAAGTCGCTGACCGAAGCCGGCCTGCTCCGCAAGGTCAGCTACAAGGAACCGGGCGAACGCGAACGGTTCGGCTATCACCCCACACGCTCGGCCGTCGAACTGCTGCCAGTGCTGGTGGGCCTCATGCAATGGGGCGACGCACACCTGACCTCCTGCGGCCAGGGCCCGGCCGAGGTCCGCGCGCGATCGTCCGGCCTGAAGGTCCGCGTGGCGCTCCTCGACGAGCATGGCGAGCCCGTGGCGCCGAACGATATGGTGCTGCAGGCGACCGAGCCCCCGACGGCATCCTGA
- a CDS encoding GNAT family N-acetyltransferase, with protein MARHDTNAHGAAMHWTLCGNREVKVRSARTDDMSALRRFIDGLSRESRYFRFLSGGQVGDAVISRVLGRHEGRNIALVVTDGDEVVANAVYVVNDADEAEFAVVVADAWQGRGLGRRLIQHLRQLARAEGLRGMRGDVLSENRRMLALMREFGFSTRRTPGDAYTHEVRLSLATTSRESWLARDWFQG; from the coding sequence ATGGCACGGCATGACACCAACGCGCACGGCGCGGCGATGCACTGGACCCTCTGCGGCAATCGCGAAGTCAAGGTGCGGAGCGCCCGGACCGACGATATGTCGGCACTGCGTCGGTTTATCGACGGGTTGTCGCGCGAATCGCGCTATTTCCGTTTTCTGTCGGGCGGGCAGGTCGGCGATGCGGTGATCAGCCGGGTCCTTGGTCGGCACGAGGGGCGGAATATCGCGCTCGTGGTCACGGATGGGGACGAGGTGGTCGCCAATGCGGTCTATGTGGTCAACGACGCCGATGAGGCGGAGTTCGCGGTCGTGGTCGCCGATGCGTGGCAGGGACGCGGTCTGGGCCGCCGGCTGATTCAGCATCTCCGGCAGCTGGCGCGGGCCGAGGGCCTGCGGGGCATGCGCGGCGACGTGCTCAGCGAGAATCGCCGCATGCTGGCGTTGATGCGCGAGTTCGGTTTCAGCACGCGCCGCACGCCCGGCGATGCGTACACGCACGAAGTCCGGCTATCGCTGGCGACCACGTCGCGCGAGAGCTGGCTCGCCCGCGACTGGTTCCAGGGCTGA
- a CDS encoding EamA family transporter: MASLCVGTSYAKSLFSVVGAQGTTALRVGFSALILLAVWRPWRLPLSGHHARVIALYGASLGATNLLFYMALRSIPLGLCIAIEFMGPLTVAVLSSRRAIDFLWIGFAVVGLWMLLPLGDAATHLDPVGLGYALAAGVGWALYIVFGQMAGSAHGGQATSLGLTVAAIVVFPFGIAHAGSELFAPSLLISGLAVGLLSSAIPYSLEMVSLKRLPRRTFGILLSLEPAMGALAGLVFLHEQLTAVQWLAIGSIIVASIGCTVTARGKRNVADEGVPA, encoded by the coding sequence ATGGCATCGCTTTGCGTGGGCACCTCGTACGCCAAGAGCCTGTTCTCCGTGGTCGGCGCCCAGGGCACCACCGCGCTGCGCGTCGGATTCTCGGCGCTGATCCTGCTCGCGGTCTGGCGCCCATGGCGCCTGCCCTTGTCCGGCCACCACGCGCGTGTCATCGCGCTCTACGGTGCCTCCCTCGGCGCGACCAACCTGCTGTTCTATATGGCGCTGCGCAGCATTCCGCTCGGCCTGTGCATCGCGATCGAATTCATGGGCCCGCTGACGGTGGCCGTGCTGTCGTCGCGCCGGGCCATCGACTTCCTGTGGATCGGGTTCGCGGTGGTCGGGCTGTGGATGCTGCTGCCGCTGGGCGATGCGGCCACGCATCTGGATCCGGTCGGCCTGGGCTATGCGCTGGCAGCGGGCGTCGGCTGGGCGCTCTATATCGTGTTCGGGCAGATGGCGGGCAGCGCACACGGCGGGCAGGCCACGTCGCTGGGCCTGACGGTGGCGGCCATCGTGGTGTTTCCGTTCGGCATCGCGCATGCGGGCAGCGAACTGTTCGCGCCCTCGCTGCTGATCTCGGGGCTCGCGGTAGGCCTGCTCTCGAGCGCGATTCCCTATTCGCTGGAAATGGTGTCGCTCAAGCGGCTGCCGCGCCGGACGTTCGGCATCCTGCTGAGCCTGGAGCCCGCCATGGGCGCGCTAGCCGGGCTCGTGTTCCTGCATGAACAGCTGACGGCCGTGCAGTGGCTGGCCATTGGCAGCATCATCGTCGCGTCGATCGGGTGCACGGTGACCGCGCGCGGCAAGCGGAACGTTGCGGATGAAGGCGTCCCCGCCTGA
- a CDS encoding SDR family NAD(P)-dependent oxidoreductase, which yields MEANTPRQPVRHVVITGAAGALGRAVASRFAGEGARLALIDHSLQHLQSVFAHPEPDHGGHLLHAADVTSDAAMAPVAAAILDAFGSVDVLVHVAGGFEMGEPTHTLSRESWTRMMDLNAWSFIAVTGHFIPAMMFQRSGKVIAVTARAASAGAATMGAYIASKSALQRLVESLSREVRDAGINVNSIAPSILDTPANRNGMPSSDPARWVSTGTAARTIAFLASEGAQAMHGQHIVLDGLS from the coding sequence ATGGAAGCCAACACGCCACGCCAGCCTGTGCGTCATGTCGTCATTACCGGCGCGGCCGGCGCGCTGGGCCGCGCGGTGGCCAGCCGCTTCGCGGGCGAGGGCGCCCGGCTCGCGCTGATCGACCACAGCCTGCAGCACCTGCAAAGCGTCTTCGCGCATCCGGAGCCGGACCACGGCGGCCATCTGCTGCACGCGGCGGACGTGACGTCCGACGCCGCGATGGCGCCCGTTGCCGCGGCGATCCTCGACGCGTTCGGCTCGGTCGATGTGCTGGTCCACGTGGCCGGCGGTTTCGAGATGGGCGAACCCACGCATACGCTGAGCCGCGAATCGTGGACGCGCATGATGGACCTGAATGCGTGGTCCTTCATCGCCGTCACGGGCCATTTCATTCCCGCGATGATGTTCCAGCGCAGCGGCAAGGTCATCGCGGTCACCGCGCGTGCCGCCTCGGCAGGTGCCGCCACGATGGGGGCCTATATCGCGTCCAAGAGCGCCCTGCAGCGCCTCGTCGAAAGCCTGTCCCGCGAAGTCCGGGACGCCGGTATCAACGTCAACAGCATCGCCCCGAGCATCCTCGACACCCCGGCCAACCGCAACGGCATGCCGTCATCGGACCCCGCCCGCTGGGTCTCGACCGGCACCGCCGCCAGAACCATCGCCTTCCTCGCTTCCGAAGGCGCGCAGGCGATGCACGGGCAGCATATCGTGCTGGATGGGCTGAGCTAG
- a CDS encoding MFS transporter, which yields MTTTGWQSDIPARLDRLPWSPWHWRVAIALGIAWVLDGLEVTLVGSVGAVLERSDTLALTAAQVGWSGSLYILGAVTGALVFGRMADRLGRKRLFLATLFVYMGATLATAFSPDFAFFAVCRFLTGLGIGGEYAAINSAIDELIPARVRGRVNLAINGSFWLGAALGAGLSLVVLDPRVLGPVWGWRACFALGAVLAVAIVLIRRHVPESPRWLATHGRHEEAERIIAQIEAEVTRQRGPLADVPATHAKVAYAGRPSPSLREVVGILLKRYRTRSVVTFVLMVSQAFFYNAIFFTYALVLTRFEGVAEERVALYLFPFALGNAAGPLILGPLFDRIGRRKMIALTYCLSGAGLAATGYAFMHGMLDARSLALCWSGVFFLASAAASSAYLTASEVFPLEMRALAISIFYAVGTGTGGFIAPVLFGTLIETGSRDAVAAGYGIGALLVIVAGLLALRYGVDAERRSLEDIAPPLGVDA from the coding sequence TTGACCACAACCGGCTGGCAATCCGACATCCCGGCCCGGCTCGACCGGCTGCCATGGTCTCCATGGCACTGGCGCGTCGCGATCGCCCTTGGCATCGCATGGGTACTCGATGGGCTGGAGGTCACGCTGGTCGGCTCCGTGGGAGCCGTGCTCGAGCGCTCCGATACGCTGGCGCTCACTGCCGCGCAGGTAGGCTGGAGCGGCTCGCTCTACATTCTCGGCGCCGTCACCGGTGCCCTCGTTTTCGGCCGCATGGCCGACCGCCTCGGCCGCAAACGGCTGTTTCTCGCGACGTTGTTCGTCTATATGGGCGCGACGCTGGCCACGGCGTTCTCCCCCGATTTCGCGTTTTTCGCCGTTTGCCGGTTTCTCACGGGGCTTGGCATCGGCGGCGAATATGCGGCCATCAATTCCGCGATCGACGAACTGATTCCCGCGCGCGTGCGCGGCCGCGTGAATCTTGCGATCAATGGCAGCTTCTGGCTCGGTGCCGCGCTCGGCGCGGGCTTGAGCCTCGTGGTGCTGGACCCGCGCGTGCTGGGCCCCGTGTGGGGCTGGCGCGCGTGCTTCGCGCTCGGCGCGGTGCTCGCGGTGGCCATCGTGCTGATTCGACGGCATGTGCCCGAGAGCCCCCGATGGCTCGCCACGCATGGGCGGCACGAGGAAGCCGAACGGATCATCGCGCAGATCGAGGCCGAGGTGACGCGACAGCGCGGGCCGCTCGCGGACGTGCCCGCCACGCATGCGAAGGTCGCCTACGCGGGCCGGCCGTCGCCGTCGCTGCGCGAAGTGGTCGGCATCCTGCTGAAACGCTATCGCACGCGCAGCGTGGTGACGTTCGTGCTGATGGTGTCGCAGGCATTCTTCTACAACGCGATCTTCTTTACCTACGCCCTCGTCCTCACGCGCTTCGAAGGCGTGGCCGAGGAACGCGTGGCGCTCTACCTGTTCCCGTTCGCGCTGGGCAACGCCGCGGGTCCGCTTATCCTCGGCCCGCTGTTCGACCGCATCGGCCGGCGCAAGATGATTGCGCTGACCTACTGCCTGTCGGGCGCGGGCCTCGCCGCAACGGGCTATGCGTTCATGCACGGCATGCTCGACGCGAGGTCCCTCGCGCTCTGCTGGTCCGGCGTCTTCTTCCTCGCCTCGGCGGCCGCGAGCTCGGCCTATCTCACCGCGAGCGAAGTGTTCCCACTGGAAATGCGCGCGCTCGCCATCTCCATCTTCTATGCGGTGGGCACGGGCACGGGCGGTTTCATCGCACCGGTGCTGTTCGGCACCCTGATCGAAACGGGCAGCCGCGACGCGGTGGCAGCGGGCTACGGCATCGGCGCGCTACTGGTCATCGTGGCGGGGCTGCTGGCATTGCGATACGGCGTCGATGCCGAACGCCGATCGCTCGAGGACATCGCGCCGCCGTTGGGCGTGGACGCCTAG
- a CDS encoding gamma-glutamyltransferase family protein, translating to MTGTLAHSTRGMVTSPHALASEAGAAILRAGGNAIEAAIAMGATLAVTYPHFTGLGGDAFWIVSDRDGNVQGLSGIGQAAMTPPAYDGAIPVRGPGSALTTAATVDTWDRAFALSRDRWGGKLAWPRLFEAAIAHADAGFPVTPSQRFWQDFRAGELRAHPEQWPGFAATFMPDGRMPEVGETLRQPALARSLARIATHGAREFYEGQLAERIVAGLQAAGSPLTMADLAATRAREEAPLRVPYRGGELLSLAPPTQGITTLQIMGILDRFDVASVTEGSADYYHLLVEAVKQAFIERNRYVADPEFADVPVAAMLSRERLDTLAARVDRARALPWPHVYQHGDTVYLAAADSEGRCVSVLQTVYFDWGSGVVAGDTGILWHNRGAAFSLAPGHHNALAPGKRPFHTLNPGMYLKQGRPCLLYGTQGADGQPQTLSTVLTRLIDHGMNPLQALSQPRFLLGRTFSDTRDTLKLEADAGDGVMTALTRLGHEISPIAAQSPLAGHPGVIAITHDDYRLAGAHDPRSDGLAIGL from the coding sequence CACCCGGGGCATGGTCACGAGCCCGCACGCGCTGGCGAGCGAAGCCGGCGCGGCGATCCTGCGCGCCGGTGGCAATGCCATCGAGGCGGCCATCGCGATGGGCGCGACGCTGGCCGTCACCTATCCGCATTTCACGGGACTCGGCGGCGATGCGTTCTGGATCGTCAGCGATCGTGACGGCAATGTGCAGGGGCTCTCCGGTATCGGACAGGCCGCGATGACGCCCCCCGCCTATGACGGCGCGATTCCCGTGCGCGGGCCCGGCTCCGCGCTGACCACGGCAGCCACCGTCGATACGTGGGATCGCGCGTTTGCGCTGAGCCGCGATCGCTGGGGCGGCAAGCTCGCGTGGCCGCGGCTGTTCGAGGCCGCGATCGCGCATGCGGATGCGGGATTTCCGGTCACGCCGTCCCAACGCTTCTGGCAGGACTTCCGCGCCGGGGAGCTGCGCGCGCATCCGGAGCAATGGCCCGGTTTCGCGGCAACGTTCATGCCGGACGGACGCATGCCCGAAGTCGGCGAAACGCTGCGGCAGCCGGCGCTTGCGCGCAGCCTCGCGCGCATTGCCACGCATGGCGCGCGCGAGTTCTACGAAGGCCAGCTTGCCGAGCGCATCGTCGCGGGGCTGCAGGCCGCGGGGTCGCCGCTGACGATGGCAGATCTTGCCGCGACGCGCGCGCGTGAAGAAGCGCCATTGCGCGTACCGTACCGCGGGGGCGAGCTGCTGAGCCTCGCGCCGCCCACGCAGGGCATTACCACGCTGCAGATCATGGGTATTCTCGACCGGTTCGATGTCGCGAGCGTGACCGAGGGCAGCGCCGATTACTACCATCTGCTCGTGGAGGCCGTGAAACAGGCATTTATCGAACGCAACCGGTATGTCGCGGACCCCGAGTTCGCCGACGTTCCCGTTGCGGCGATGCTCTCGCGCGAACGGCTCGATACGCTGGCCGCGCGCGTGGACCGCGCGCGGGCGCTGCCGTGGCCGCATGTGTATCAGCATGGCGATACGGTCTATCTGGCGGCGGCCGATAGCGAGGGACGCTGCGTGAGCGTGTTGCAGACCGTGTATTTCGACTGGGGCAGCGGTGTCGTGGCGGGCGACACCGGTATCCTGTGGCACAACCGGGGCGCGGCCTTCAGTCTCGCGCCCGGTCATCACAATGCGCTCGCGCCGGGCAAGCGGCCGTTTCACACGCTCAATCCGGGGATGTATCTCAAGCAGGGGCGGCCGTGCCTGCTCTATGGCACGCAAGGTGCGGACGGACAGCCGCAGACGCTGTCCACGGTGCTCACGCGGCTGATCGACCATGGCATGAATCCGCTGCAGGCGCTCTCGCAGCCACGGTTCCTGCTGGGGCGGACGTTCTCCGATACGCGCGATACGCTCAAGCTCGAGGCAGACGCGGGTGACGGCGTGATGACGGCATTGACGCGCCTGGGCCATGAAATCAGCCCGATTGCCGCGCAAAGTCCGCTTGCCGGACATCCTGGCGTCATAGCGATCACGCACGATGACTATCGGCTGGCCGGCGCGCACGATCCGCGCAGCGATGGGCTGGCCATCGGTCTCTGA